A single window of Oerskovia paurometabola DNA harbors:
- a CDS encoding GtrA family protein, translating into MFGRIGQAWSGFAERRPGAAQFVLFFLLSNGVTVLQLALMPAFKAVFGATGLVDTGFQVLPVGSNPDGSSFFVFDYAAGALPEGGGGLAYFLAVQVTLLIAQVINFFAQRNVTFKSNTSIWRAAFWYVVAYVVITFAAAALQGLYKAPIYELLIDTWGLGKTGETAADMVTMIINSALSFWVFFPIFKIIFKRDPEDQAPEPGEVAGPAQVAGVPVAGGAGESSSSARAGQEV; encoded by the coding sequence ATGTTCGGTCGGATTGGTCAGGCGTGGTCGGGGTTTGCTGAGCGGCGTCCGGGGGCGGCGCAGTTCGTGTTGTTCTTCTTGTTGAGCAATGGGGTGACGGTGCTGCAGCTGGCGTTGATGCCGGCGTTCAAGGCGGTGTTCGGGGCGACGGGGTTGGTGGACACGGGGTTTCAGGTGTTGCCGGTGGGGTCGAATCCGGATGGGTCGTCGTTCTTCGTGTTCGACTATGCGGCGGGGGCGTTGCCTGAGGGTGGGGGTGGGTTGGCGTACTTCTTGGCGGTGCAGGTGACGTTGTTGATCGCGCAGGTGATCAACTTCTTCGCTCAGCGCAACGTGACGTTCAAGTCGAACACCTCGATCTGGCGGGCGGCGTTCTGGTACGTGGTGGCGTACGTGGTGATCACGTTCGCGGCGGCGGCGTTGCAGGGCCTGTACAAGGCGCCGATCTACGAGCTGTTGATCGACACGTGGGGGTTGGGCAAGACGGGTGAGACCGCGGCCGACATGGTCACGATGATCATCAACAGTGCCCTATCGTTCTGGGTGTTCTTCCCGATCTTCAAGATCATCTTCAAGCGTGACCCCGAGGACCAGGCGCCAGAGCCGGGCGAGGTGGCTGGCCCTGCTCAGGTGGCGGGTGTGCCGGTGGCCGGGGGTGCGGGGGAGTCCTCGTCGTCGGCCCGTGCGGGCCAGGAAGTCTGA
- a CDS encoding glycosyltransferase family 2 protein — protein MSKLLTIVVPCYNSAAYMHRSIDSLLAGGQRVEVLIVDDGSWDATAQIADRYAAAHPGVVRVIHQPNGGHGAAINTGLAHARGRFIKIVDSDDWLEADAYAKVLDLLDSFVTQDTGIDMLVSNFVYEKVDKRNKTAVRYTNALPQDRVLGWDQVGRLRKNQYILMHSLIYRTDLLREAGLVLPEHTFYVDNLYAYAPLPAVRRLYYLNVDLYRYYIGRADQSVNETVMISRVDQQLRINRTMMEHLSAARANPTTPRALKRYMLHYLDIVSLVSSMLLVRAGTRESLRKKDEFWAHVRAYDPALYRRLRRTTLHQISNLPGRPGRHLSVLAYKAAQRVIGFN, from the coding sequence ATGTCCAAGCTGTTGACGATCGTGGTGCCGTGCTACAACTCTGCGGCGTACATGCACCGCAGCATCGACTCGCTGCTGGCCGGGGGCCAGCGGGTGGAGGTCTTGATCGTGGACGACGGGTCGTGGGACGCCACGGCCCAGATCGCGGACCGGTACGCCGCCGCCCACCCGGGGGTGGTGCGCGTGATCCATCAGCCCAACGGGGGTCACGGGGCCGCGATCAACACGGGCCTGGCCCACGCGCGCGGGCGGTTCATCAAGATCGTGGACTCCGACGACTGGCTCGAGGCCGACGCCTACGCCAAGGTCCTGGACCTGCTGGACTCCTTCGTCACCCAGGACACCGGCATCGACATGCTGGTCAGCAACTTCGTGTACGAGAAGGTCGACAAGCGCAACAAGACCGCCGTGCGCTACACCAACGCCCTACCCCAGGACCGGGTCCTGGGCTGGGACCAGGTCGGGCGCCTGCGCAAGAACCAGTACATCCTCATGCACTCCCTGATCTACCGCACCGACCTGCTGCGCGAGGCCGGCCTGGTCCTGCCCGAGCACACCTTCTACGTCGACAACCTCTACGCCTACGCACCCCTGCCCGCGGTCCGACGCCTGTACTACCTGAACGTCGACCTGTACCGGTACTACATCGGGCGCGCGGACCAGTCCGTCAACGAGACCGTGATGATCTCGCGCGTGGACCAACAGCTACGCATCAACCGCACCATGATGGAACACCTGTCCGCAGCCCGCGCGAACCCCACCACGCCCCGCGCCCTCAAGCGCTACATGCTGCACTACCTCGACATCGTGTCCCTGGTCTCCTCGATGCTCCTGGTCCGCGCCGGCACCCGCGAGTCACTACGCAAGAAGGACGAGTTCTGGGCCCACGTGCGCGCCTACGACCCCGCCCTGTACCGCCGACTACGCCGCACCACCCTGCACCAGATCTCCAACCTGCCCGGCAGACCCGGACGCCACCTGTCCGTCCTGGCCTACAAAGCCGCCCAACGCGTCATCGGCTTCAACTGA
- a CDS encoding glycoside hydrolase family 3 N-terminal domain-containing protein: MTRGAKGAAALSAIALIAVAGCTSGTSDENDTKSGNAFTTREVTDGKTDFVVVTNPGDGPVLSYGADSGIELLTEEVDGKKVAFKDMNANGTLDTWEDWRETAQDRAADLAQEMSVEQIAGLMLFSSHERSQADGLTDAQKEYLKDSNLRNVLHAGASDADATVKWANAMQAYTETLAAEGTPYVPVNFASDPRSTAGSGGYNAEGADISRWPSNLGLAATFNTEHTKNFGEMSSAEYRALGLTTALSPQIDLATEPRWLRVGGTFGEDADQNTELAAAYVDGYQGSEGTDQWGPESVNAMIKHWSGDGPGEGGREGHTDAGKYGVYPGDNIAAQQQAFLGSLDSAAVMTAYSIALDANGEPKFTDRMGTAYDQDRMDQLRKDAGYEGVVVTDWGVMSGADDEGEMFGMAWGAESLTPAERYLKVLGTGHDMFGGVNDATHILEAADLWQQKFEAGELEEDAQTRFQESGARILTMFFNPGLYENPFLDLEQSKEVLASDDKVEAGYAAQLDSVVMLKNDGETISATDAADWKDKTVYIPRNFNTGFPSAFGPGEYTEAPSIDIETAEKYFGKVVTDEAVTDAEGVVSSYTAPDLSDVDVVLVGMDSPDNGGNFSNIGHDLENDTWYPLSLQYRPYTADGENVRKVSLSGDILADGTKQNRSYFGNTSKIANESDLDAFERATAAVEATGKDIPVITVLKAINPVVPTEFEGKSDAIVVGFGTSDQALIEVALGLYEPKGRLPIQFPKDMDTVEAQLEDVSKDMTPYVDAAGSSYDYGFGLNFAGPITD; this comes from the coding sequence ATGACCAGAGGGGCCAAGGGAGCGGCGGCGCTCTCGGCGATCGCCCTGATCGCGGTTGCGGGCTGCACCAGCGGCACCTCCGACGAGAACGACACCAAGAGCGGGAACGCCTTCACCACCCGCGAGGTCACGGACGGCAAGACCGACTTCGTCGTCGTGACGAACCCCGGCGACGGCCCGGTCCTCTCCTACGGCGCCGACAGCGGGATCGAGCTCCTGACCGAGGAGGTCGACGGCAAGAAGGTCGCGTTCAAGGACATGAACGCCAACGGGACGCTCGACACGTGGGAGGACTGGCGCGAGACCGCTCAGGACCGCGCCGCCGACCTGGCCCAGGAGATGTCGGTCGAGCAGATCGCAGGCCTGATGCTCTTCAGCTCGCACGAGCGCTCCCAGGCGGACGGGCTCACCGACGCTCAGAAGGAGTACCTGAAGGACTCCAACCTGCGCAACGTGCTGCACGCCGGCGCGAGCGACGCCGACGCGACGGTCAAGTGGGCGAACGCGATGCAGGCCTACACGGAGACCCTCGCAGCCGAGGGCACCCCGTACGTCCCGGTGAACTTCGCGTCCGACCCGCGCTCGACCGCAGGCTCCGGCGGCTACAACGCCGAGGGCGCGGACATCTCGCGCTGGCCGTCGAACCTGGGTCTCGCCGCGACGTTCAACACCGAGCACACCAAGAACTTCGGCGAGATGTCCTCGGCGGAGTACCGTGCGCTCGGCCTGACGACGGCTCTGTCGCCGCAGATCGACCTCGCGACCGAGCCGCGCTGGCTCCGCGTCGGCGGCACGTTCGGCGAGGACGCCGACCAGAACACCGAGCTGGCTGCGGCGTACGTCGACGGCTACCAGGGCAGCGAGGGCACGGACCAGTGGGGTCCGGAGTCCGTCAACGCGATGATCAAGCACTGGTCCGGTGACGGTCCGGGCGAAGGTGGCCGCGAGGGTCACACCGACGCCGGCAAGTACGGCGTCTACCCGGGCGACAACATCGCGGCGCAGCAGCAGGCCTTCCTCGGCTCGCTCGACTCCGCGGCAGTGATGACCGCGTACTCGATCGCGCTCGACGCGAACGGTGAGCCGAAGTTCACCGACCGCATGGGCACGGCGTACGACCAGGACCGCATGGACCAGCTCCGCAAGGACGCCGGCTACGAGGGCGTCGTGGTCACCGACTGGGGCGTCATGAGCGGCGCCGACGACGAGGGCGAGATGTTCGGCATGGCCTGGGGCGCCGAGAGCCTCACCCCGGCCGAGCGCTACCTCAAGGTGCTGGGCACCGGTCACGACATGTTCGGTGGCGTCAACGACGCGACCCACATCCTCGAGGCCGCCGACCTGTGGCAGCAGAAGTTCGAGGCAGGCGAGCTCGAGGAGGACGCGCAGACCCGCTTCCAGGAGTCCGGCGCACGCATCCTGACGATGTTCTTCAACCCGGGCCTGTACGAGAACCCGTTCCTCGACCTCGAGCAGTCGAAGGAAGTCCTCGCGAGCGACGACAAGGTCGAGGCGGGCTACGCGGCCCAGCTCGACTCGGTGGTCATGCTCAAGAACGACGGCGAGACCATCTCGGCCACGGACGCCGCGGACTGGAAGGACAAGACCGTCTACATCCCGCGCAACTTCAACACAGGTTTCCCCAGCGCGTTCGGTCCCGGTGAGTACACCGAGGCACCGAGCATCGACATCGAGACTGCCGAGAAGTACTTCGGCAAGGTCGTCACCGACGAGGCCGTGACCGACGCCGAGGGTGTCGTCTCGAGCTACACCGCTCCCGACCTCTCCGACGTCGACGTCGTCCTGGTGGGCATGGACTCCCCGGACAACGGCGGCAACTTCTCCAACATCGGTCACGACCTGGAGAACGACACCTGGTACCCGCTGTCGCTGCAGTACCGTCCGTACACCGCGGACGGCGAGAACGTCCGCAAGGTCTCCCTCTCGGGGGACATCCTGGCCGACGGCACCAAGCAGAACCGCTCGTACTTCGGCAACACCTCGAAGATCGCGAACGAGTCCGACCTGGACGCGTTCGAGCGTGCCACGGCTGCTGTCGAGGCCACCGGCAAGGACATCCCGGTGATCACGGTCCTCAAGGCGATCAACCCGGTCGTCCCGACCGAGTTCGAGGGCAAGTCCGACGCCATCGTCGTGGGCTTCGGCACCAGCGACCAGGCGCTCATCGAGGTCGCACTCGGCCTCTACGAGCCGAAGGGCCGCCTGCCGATCCAGTTCCCGAAGGACATGGACACGGTCGAGGCCCAGCTCGAGGACGTCTCCAAGGACATGACGCCCTACGTCGACGCCGCGGGCAGCTCGTACGACTACGGCTTCGGCCTGAACTTCGCGGGGCCGATCACGGACTGA